From a region of the Leishmania donovani BPK282A1 complete genome, chromosome 24 genome:
- a CDS encoding DNAJ domain protein, putative — MLLRTRVLCYTVHTPRGINFDLSADDAIRRIQDKYGRRWLGAQLDYLRLETPSKEFLPFYLCSGRIHASFVGNVSYSVNTTSGDDKSARSSTRYVSTSLQTLDSVFEENKTQIYAGYKYNVAHVHHALRGDQLSYSLRKMYEVDTTGAIINLFEQSTGTMLKFVEMEVRQQAEETARSLVRSFHPSADSVTVEFKEFAFHLDDVTPTFVPCFVVKAEYDAERYTLYVSGLNGHVGGPYLLNSVYIARTTALATLAAALLLVPNKVAGFFFGSVACVATYYAAFFAARWYPVMRRNWNRQKRERLRRENLGLDQAGYRPNTSSQRIQQEYRSSTYWDTHAYQQRRHTGSHGPRSASSSSSSPYSSFSAHSVADPLGYYRALGLHGDESVNEIRSAYRRIVLKQHPDVGGSSEAMVKANEAYRVLRDPKRRAAYDQS, encoded by the coding sequence ATGTTGCTACGAACGCGCGTTTTGTGCTACACAGTGCACACCCCACGCGGTATCAACTTCGACCTCTCCGCCGACGATGCGATCCGTCGCATCCAGGACAAGTATGGGCGCCGTTGGctcggcgcgcagctcgacTACCTCCGTCTGGAGACGCCATCGAAGGAGTTCTTGCCTTTTTAcctctgcagcggccgcatcCACGCCTCCTTCGTCGGCAATGTGAGCTACAGCGTCAACACGACCTCCGGCGATGACAAGAGTGCACGCTCCTCCACCCGCTACGTCAGCACGTCCTTGCAGACCCTCGACAGCGTCTTCGAGGAGAACAAAACGCAAATCTACGCCGGGTACAAGTACAACGTCGCCCACGTCCatcacgcgctgcgcggcgatCAGCTGAGCTACTCGCTGCGCAAGATGTACGAGGTGGACACTACCGGAGCCATCATCAACCTTTTCGAGCAGTCGACCGGGACGATGCTGAAGTTTGTCGAAAtggaggtgcggcagcaggcggaggagacCGCTCGCTCCCTCGTCCGGTCCTTCCACCCCtccgccgactccgtcacGGTGGAGTTTAAGGAGTTCGCGTTCCACCTTGACGATGTCACCCCCACGTTTGTGCCATGCTTCGTCGTCAAGGCAGAATACGACGCGGAGCGCTACACGCTCTACGTGTCGGGCCTCAACGGCCATGTCGGCGGTCCGTATCTGCTCAACTCGGTGTACATAGCCCGCACCACTGCCCTCGCCACCctggccgccgcgctgctccttGTGCCGAACAAGGTGGCGGGCTTCTTCTTCGGCTCCGTGGCGTGTGTGGCCACCTACTACGCGGCCTTCTTCGCGGCTCGCTGGTACCCGGTGATGCGGCGCAACTGGAACCGCCAGAAACGGGAGCGGCTACGCCGTGAGAACCTTGGGCTCGATCAAGCCGGTTACCGTCCCAACACCTCTTCCCAACGCATTCAGCAGGAGTACCGCTCCTCCACCTACTGGGACACCCACGCCtatcagcagcgacgccacaCTGGCTCCCATGGGCCGCGGTctgcttcctcctcgtcgtcctccccCTACTCGAGCTTCTCGGCGCATTCAGTAGCAGACCCGCTCGGGTACTACCGCGCGTTGGGGCTCCACGGTGACGAGTCAGTCAACGAAATCCGCAGCGCGTATCGGCGAATCGTGCTGAAGCAGCACCCCGACGTTGGCGGCTCAAGTGAGGCGATGGTAAAGGCGAACGAAGCCTATCGCGTCCTTCGAGATCCAAAGCGGCGAGCAGCGTACGACCAGAGCTAA
- a CDS encoding hypothetical predicted multipass transmembrane protein, with translation MRDAVASFFQRGWKATKEELLNTVDNIRSTKLNIAFFFAVLCVLFVIVGNVILLIAINFWIVQFPTDALAHNSSQIAIQVVTMLLLAFLFSVLCAVFTAVYGALPLWHVLADRNRVGGPWYRLFLLFASGASNGISSVLGVYAMTHTPEFIQAVLLCCIPFSAQAWTVIFIPIERKRDYLSMFFIASFLLFVAGVLLSSLSAFLHPNEQGEKASWAWALLYLASSVLFGLWCVVQRLYLDAVALKVPLEAAGAASYAKLRESNRNPQREELSASVTPATDAVPECTPKAGAACAEEGPRLFDMEDDDELPLSPSAELLAKRQWGSQNVDDNAAKIVLLVVGMLFQLLVSFVVFPVDAIPWFGTSDSVLHAWEGFRNSMDFIFASWLHVRHGLLLTLGFAMSFIGCTYLNEHSPTLASVVLQLAGPITSLTIIIIPQWNVYQDSSSVGHKVGGVILLLVAALLYHLWEQQSLRVLLAKAEEAKRRHDYAAASGNRATEQRVIDADNRATDEPVADNCA, from the coding sequence AtgcgcgacgccgtggcGTCCTTCTTCCAGCGGGGCTGGAAGGCCACCAAGGAAGAGCTGCTGAACACCGTCGACAACATCCGCAGCACCAAGCTCAACAtcgccttcttcttcgctGTGCTCTGCGTTTTGTTTGTTATCGTAGGCAACGTGATTCTGCTGATCGCCATCAACTTCTGGATCGTGCAGTTCCCCACCGATGCCCTGGCGCACAACTCCAGCCAGATCGCGATCCAGGTGGTCACCATGCTCCTGCTTGCCTTTCTGTTCTCTGTGCTGTGTGCCGTCTTCACCGCCGTCtacggcgcgctgccgctgtggcacGTGCTGGCGGATCGCAACCGTGTCGGCGGGCCGTGGTAccgcctcttcctgctcTTCGCCTCTGGTGCGTCGaacggcatcagcagcgttCTGGGCGTGTACGCCATGACGCACACCCCCGAATTCATTCAggcagtgctgctgtgctgcattCCGTTCAGCGCGCAGGCCTGGACCGTGATCTTCATCCCTATTGAGCGCAAGCGCGACTACCTCTCCATGTTCTTCATCGCGTCCTTCCTGCTGTTCGTGGCgggcgtgctgctgtcgagTCTGTCAGCCTTCCTGCACCCCAACGAGCAGGGCGAGAAGGCGTCGTGGGCGTGGGCGCTCCTCTACCTGGCGAGCTCCGTCCTCTTTGGGCTGTGGtgcgtggtgcagcggctgtaCCTGGACGCCGTAGCGCTGAAGgtgccgctggaggcggcgggcgcAGCAAGTTACGCGAAGCTGAGGGAGAGCAACCGCAACCCGCAGCGTGAGGAGCTGAGCGCCAGCGTGACACCGGCCACGGACGCGGTGCCTGAGTGCACGCCGAAGGCGggtgccgcctgcgccgagGAGGGCCCGCGCTTGTTCGACatggaggacgacgacgagctgccgctgtcgccgtccgcggagctgctggcgaagCGGCAGTGGGGCAGCCAGAACGTCGACGACAACGCCGCCAAGATAGTGCTTCTCGTCGTGGGTATGCTGTTCCAGCTGCTAGTCTCCTTCGTGGTATTCCCGGTGGACGCGATTCCGTGGTTTGGCACCTCCGACTCGGTGCTGCACGCATGGGAGGGCTTCCGTAACTCCATGGATTTCATCTTTGCCTCTTGGCTTCATGTGCGCCATGGGCTCCTTCTCACCCTCGGCTTCGCGATGAGCTTCATCGGGTGCACGTACCTGAACGAGCACAGCCCGACGCTGGCATCGGTGGTGTTGCAGCTCGCGGGCCCAATCACGTCGCTgaccatcatcatcatcccGCAGTGGAACGTGTACcaggacagcagcagcgtgggTCACAAGGTCGGCGGCGTGATTCTTCTCCTtgtcgcagcgctgctgtacCACCTGTGGGAGCAGCAgtctctgcgcgtgctgctggcaaaggcggaggaggcgaagcgccgGCACGATTACGCCGCGGCTAGTGGCAACAGGGCCACGGAGCAGCGCGTGATCGACGCGGATAACCGCGCCACGGATGAACCCGTCGCGGACAACTGTGCGTGA
- a CDS encoding pre-mRNA splicing factor, putative has translation MDAVPADHGIKRPREANSPGHTPPFVSANDVAASLQEQAQRFISQLEMGEVLEHDRDTTEAVMTGTDESAQWAYGSEYYLRHDGEDDKEHPSCSHTAGSTAAAAAAQESASDAQADKARKVVVSLTVAPPSFFTSGNDFETSVLSRRSAAAANKDDDDDGGDLDRRGGFVASRFLHEALRTSDVDIIVPVVSHSCSLAVSASKGSQTLAELKRLMDRERTNRDVMDTSKSSLTQLLQKDTYGRMVNGEEKGVAGVGSGSAPGHAHSGSVSSFTDDRRNDNGEEEEAKYLMRQLRLEQERLADMARLRGASDASSTAPPPAAGGANSQWGSSQESRRQRKDEQLARIEGRKAQMETLADDADEVERRDAMRRQRESLPIHHCKDELLRYIGESAVTVVVGETGSGKTTQLVQYLYQRGYARHGKIIGCTQPRRLAAIGVARRVSDEMGCALGTTVGYSIHLDDTTTADTRVKFMTDGVLLRETVNDPSLDKYSVVMLDEAHERSVDTDVLMGVLKLALRRRGDLKLIVTSATMDVRKFSAFFGNAPCYEIPGQTFPVKIHYSPTPVADYVAEAVFRVCQLHLQMPLEAKHDILVFMTGREDVYGTCELIRRRLAELSPQHLSTLLIMSCLSEAASAWSTEIGVLDATPAGLRKVVVATNVAETSLTIDGVRYVVDCGFMKTNVYRPSIGMNTLQRYPTSQAQANQRKGRAGRTTEGTCYRLYTEEQYAEEMLPNSVPEIQRSSVDSVVLLLKSIGVHRLCDFDFMDAPPAANVRSSMFHLWVLGFLDDAGAITEQGQQALEFPMSPVLAKLLLESAKMGCALEMARIVAMISADPKNLFELPKGREKVAQQHHSRFYSNDSDHLTLLHVFTQYLDHGRSRQWAQDHFLHSPTLARANDVFAQLIEKLRKVHLPIQSCGHAETDKVRHCLAKAFALQAARRSDRRWTEYRPLLNAGVACEVHPASAVHARSEMPPYIIYNDLLLTHKEYLVMVTAVEPEWLVESSRGIYEMRHGVTSSSTTTAPSSFAVAVTTTPTPFTASRASRASMSSSPTAPSASGSSTKVCAETKAPTKKPAFGMLSSKRRPNI, from the coding sequence ATGGACGCAGTGCCAGCTGATCATGGCATCAAGCGGCCCCGTGAAGCGAATTCACCGGGTCACACGCCACCCTTTGTGTCCGCGAACGACGTGGCCGCGTCCCTTCAGGAACAGGCGCAGCGCTTCATCTCGCAGCTCGAAATGGGCGAAGTTCTCGAGCACGACCGCGACACGACCGAGGCGGTCATGACAGGCACCGATGAGTCCGCGCAGTGGGCGTACGGCAGTGAGTACTACCTTCGCCACGATGGAGAAGATGACAAGGAGCACCCATCGTGCTCTCACACCgcgggcagcaccgccgccgctgcggcggcacaagAGAGCGCCAGCGACGCTCAAGCGGACAAGGCCCGCAAGGTCGTCGTCAGCCTAACTGTGGCGCCTCCGTCCTTCTTCACGTCTGGGAACGATTTCGAAACGAGCGTGCTGTCGCGCaggtcggcagcagcagcaaataaggatgacgatgacgacggcggagaCCTCGACAGACGCGGCGGATTCGTCGCCTCCCGCTTCCTGCACGAGGCTTTGCGGACGTCTGACGTCGACATCATCGTACCGGTTGTCAGCCACTCGTGCAGCCTCGCCGTGAGCGCCTCGAAGGGTAGCCAGACCCTCGCGGAACTCAAGCGGCTGATGGATCGCGAACGCACGAACCGCGACGTCATGGACACGTCCAAGTCGAGTCTTACACAGCTCTTGCAAAAAGATACGTACGGGCGTATGGTGAATggcgaagaaaagggagtggcgggggtggggagtggTTCTGCCCCCGGCcacgcgcacagcggcagcgtctcctccttCACCGACGACCGCCGCAACGATAatggcgaggaggaagaggccaAGTACCTCATGCGTCAGCTGCGCttggagcaggagcggctcGCTGATATGGCACGGCTTCGTGGCGCGTCGGATGCCTCCAGCActgccccaccccctgcgGCTGGAGGGGCAAACTCGCAGTGGGGCAGCAGCCAGGAgagccgccggcagcgcaagGACGAGCAACTCGCCCGCATCGAGGGGCGCAAGGCGCAGATGGAGACACTCGCTGATGACGCGGATGAGGTGGAGCGCCGAGATGCCatgcgccgccagcgcgagTCGCTGCCCATCCACCACTGCAAAGATGAGCTCCTACGCTACATTGGCGAGAGTGCCGTCACCGTGGTTGTGGGCGAaaccggcagcggcaaaaCGACCCAGCTCGTCCAGTACCTGTATCAGCGCGGCTACGCGCGGCACGGCAAGATAATCGGGtgcacgcagccgcggcggttAGCCGCCATCGGGGTGGCTCGCCGTGTCAGCGACGAAATGGGCTGCGCGCTCGGCACCACGGTCGGCTATTCGATCCACCTCGACGACACGACCACGGCCGACACGCGCGTGAAATTTATGACggacggcgtgctgctccGCGAGACCGTCAACGACCCGTCACTGGACAAGTACAGCGTCGTGATGCTGGACGAGGCCCATGAAAGGTCAGTGGACACGGACGTGCTGATGGGCGTGCTGAAGCTCGCCCTACGGCGCCGTGGAGACCTGAAGCTTATCGTCACCTCTGCCACGATGGACGTCCGCAAGTTCTCTGCCTTCTTCGGCAACGCGCCGTGCTACGAGATTCCGGGGCAGACCTTTCCGGTGAAGATCCACTACAGTCCGACGCCGGTGGCCGACTACGTCGCCGAGGCCGTGTTTCGTGTGTGCCAGTTGCACCTGCAGATGCCGCTGGAGGCCAAGCACGATATCCTTGTCTTCATGACAGGGCGGGAGGACGTCTATGGAACGTGCGAGCTGATTCGTCGTCGGCTAGCGGAGCTCAGCCCACAGCATCTCAGCACACTCCTCATCATGTCGTGTCTCTCAGAGGCGGCCTCGGCGTGGTCCACGGAGATCGGGGTGCTTGATGCCACGCCAGCGGGCCTGCGCAAGGTTGTGGTCGCCACCAACGTCGCCGAGACGTCGCTGACGATCGATGGCGTGCGCTACGTCGTGGACTGTGGCTTCATGAAGACGAACGTGTATCGGCCGTCGATTGGCATGaacacgctgcagcggtaCCCCACCTCTCAGGCGCAGGCGAACCAGCGCAAAggccgcgccggccgcaCCACCGAAGGGACGTGCTACCGCCTCTATACAGAGGAGCAGTACGCCGAGGAAATGCTACCGAACAGCGTTCCAGAGAttcagcgcagcagcgtggacagcgtggtgctgctgctaaAAAGCATCGGCGTTCACCGTCTTTGCGACTTCGACTTCATGGAcgctccgccggcagctAACGTGCGGAGCAGCATGTTTCACTTGTGGGTGCTCGGCTTCCTtgacgacgccggcgccatcACAGAGCAAgggcagcaggcgctggagTTCCCGATGTCCCCTGTGCTGGCGAAGCTCCTGTTGGAAAGCGCGAAGATGGGGTGCGCGCTGGAGATGGCCCGCATCGTCGCCATGATTTCTGCCGACCCAAAGAACCTCTTTGAGCTCCCCAAGGGCCGCGAgaaggtggcgcagcagcaccataGCCGCTTTTACTCAAACGACTCGGACCAcctgacgctgctgcacgtctTTACGCAGTACCTGGACCATGGTCGGTCGCGGCAGTGGGCGCAGGACCACTTCCTGCACTCCCCCACTCTCGCCAGGGCCAACGACGTGTTTGCGCAGCTGATTgagaagctgcgcaaggTGCATCTGCCCATCCAATCCTGCGGCCACGCGGAAACGGACAAGGTTCGCCACTGCCTCGCCAAAGCCTTTGCCCTGCAGGCAGCGCGACGATCAGATCGGCGGTGGACGGAATATCGGCCGCTGCTGAACGCTGGCGTGGCGTGCGAGGTGCACCCGGCCTCCGCAGTTCACGCGCGGAGCGAGATGCCGCCCTACATCATCTACAATGATCTGCTGCTCACACACAAGGAGTACTTGGTgatggtgacggcggtggagccAGAGTGGCTGGTGGAGAGCTCACGGGGCATCTACGAAATGCGTCATGGGGTGACGTCGTCATCGACAACGACGGCGCCCTCGTCGTttgcggtggcggtgacaaCGACTCCGACGCCCTTCACAGCCTCCCGAGCATCCCGTGCATCGATGTCTTcgtcgccgacagcgccCAGTGCCAGCGGGAGCAGCACGAAAGTCTGTGCGGAAACCAAGGCTCCGACGAAGAAGCCCGCGTTCGGGATGCTGTCCTCCAAGCGCCGGCCAAACATCTAA